TGGCTGAGGAGACAGTACGTTGTTTGCCTGATTCACCGGATGTAAACAGATCATGGAGAAGGCTTTCCACTAGAAAGCTGAGTTTTCTATACACCGAAGAGACCCTTCTTCCTAATTACCTCAGGTCTCCCACTGGTTCTTGTCACGACGCCTGCAAGTACGGAAGAAAACAAGAATCTCAAGACAAGCCTAGAGTCTCGCCTCTCAAAAGGGTTAACAGAAGCTTCTCCGGAACTCTAAGCTTTGATTCACCTTTGAGGAAGAAGAAGGCATTGACCAAATCAGTGTTGAGTCCTTCTCTTGGTTCTGATGGTGGATGTGAACATGAGGTGAGCAAAGTTGGACACAGGTCAAGGTTAAAGGCTGTGTCTTTATCAGATTCTAAGAGGAAGAAGACGGTTTCACACTCTTTCAAAGCTACTGTTGTGTCAAGGAGGAGAGCGGTGGAGATGGTTGAGCAGAACAAGCGTGTCACTGCTTTGAAGCTGAAGTCTGTTGCGCAAACAGCAGCTATGGCTCTTAGACGCAGTACTGTGAATAGGAAGAAGGTTAGTGGAGGATCTGAAGCTTCAGAAACAAAGAAAGTAGTTCTGCCTTTGAGAGCTATAGTGACTCCAAAGCGGTGTTCTCGAAGCTTGAAGACAAAGAAGGAGAGCAATAGCTTGAGTAGTGTTCCTCTAAAGCAAAAGCTGGTGGAAGAAAAGTGTAAAGACTTGGTTGAAGAGAAGACTCTTTATGTTATTAAGATGAACACAGGGAATGAGACTGTTGCATCTGATCAGAACCAAAGATGTGTCATGGATCCTCCTATTGATGATCCAAAGAGTGAAAAGTGTCAAGATGAAGCTGTGTGTGTTGTGACTGAAGCTAATGATGAATCTCCTCAACAAGAGGAAGTAGAAGAGGCTGATGAGAATGAGAATGAGTCTCTCTCTGAAGATGAGAACACAACAAGGCAAGCCAAAAGCAAACCCATCTCAACAGAATCTACTCTAGACGGCAAGTCGATGAAACTGAAATTCAAAAGAGGAAAGGTCCTGGATATTGGATCACAAGACAACAACAGTCCAAGAAAGCTCAAGTTCAAGAGAGGAGAAACCGA
The DNA window shown above is from Brassica oleracea var. oleracea cultivar TO1000 chromosome C3, BOL, whole genome shotgun sequence and carries:
- the LOC106332084 gene encoding uncharacterized protein LOC106332084 — its product is MAEETVRCLPDSPDVNRSWRRLSTRKLSFLYTEETLLPNYLRSPTGSCHDACKYGRKQESQDKPRVSPLKRVNRSFSGTLSFDSPLRKKKALTKSVLSPSLGSDGGCEHEVSKVGHRSRLKAVSLSDSKRKKTVSHSFKATVVSRRRAVEMVEQNKRVTALKLKSVAQTAAMALRRSTVNRKKVSGGSEASETKKVVLPLRAIVTPKRCSRSLKTKKESNSLSSVPLKQKLVEEKCKDLVEEKTLYVIKMNTGNETVASDQNQRCVMDPPIDDPKSEKCQDEAVCVVTEANDESPQQEEVEEADENENESLSEDENTTRQAKSKPISTESTLDGKSMKLKFKRGKVLDIGSQDNNSPRKLKFKRGETETRADTSPKASSQRSLKTKGTNFSNEPKPLEVVLKHQDTEEKSDSSRALLFNNVIEETANKLVETRKSKVKALVGAFESVISLQERNSSPTTT